A genomic region of Sander lucioperca isolate FBNREF2018 chromosome 6, SLUC_FBN_1.2, whole genome shotgun sequence contains the following coding sequences:
- the taf4a gene encoding transcription initiation factor TFIID subunit 4 isoform X3 — translation MDASTASTDSTTGHDPGKTLVVSGAVTSLPNHPGKVGSCSVQTFNGSQTINSHNSGSAAPLVGATVTSVTANSSSTAISVTAVNSGPVMSKGLTSAIMHPSSNSVIQTSLMNSQSVVASAQSVSQATGPTVTLVRPPMQTAGSGATLNGNNNVSHAVVSNTTGHTGIDIHTPLVNNSQPANSLSVSASHIIKAEPPTTVIQSPPQPAVTPGAVSAPRILSTVAAGPGGIRALPPQMLAPRLPQTPSGQPSIHNIQLPPGMVLVRSESGQLLMIPQQALAQMQAQAQGGMAPRTATPTSVPPGQAPGNTIISRQVAPSTIIRQGCPAPTSTAATTTLHRPPILQSSVGAAVPGTPRTVSQTAGTTVSSVTVSKETVENVTKCKNFLSTLIKLASTGKQSTETAAIVRELVKDLLEGRLEAEEFTSRLYKELNSSPQPYLVPFLKRSLPALRQLTPDSAAFIQQSQLPQPASGPVPSTSPIPTTVVLGSPAPRLTAPVSRPQLPPGISKPGQTAALVIQLQQQRAMLRPQVALPTTPMVTLRNQAPGRIMLGQQHVQLKELQPLPVRPEVPHVSKQVSAASLTQAQKNKLKEAGGTFKDDDDINDVASMAGVNLSEESANILATNSGIVGAVTHSCKDEAFLSYAILQRRMQEIGSRYGVTELGAEVVNLVSHATQQRLQNLLGRVSEVAQQKNGTFKEDDKYEQISDVRAQLKFFEQLDQLEKQRKEEQEREILLKAAKSRARQEDPEQLRLKQKAKEMQQQELAQMRQREANLTALAAIGPRKKRKILDSPSSSAAAEGSGTGPSLSGGAAGSGSRPTRQRITRVNLRDLLFCLENERFTSHSHFLYKGFLK, via the exons ATGGATGCATCGACGGCCAGCACGGACTCCACTACGGGACACGACCCTGGCAAAACACTTGTTGTTAGTGGCGCTGTAACTTCTCTCCCTAATCACCCGGGGAAAGTAGGCTCATGCTCAGTGCAGACTTTCAACGGGAGCCAAACTATAAACTCTCACAATTCAGGAAGCGCTGCCCCTCTCGTGGGGGCGACGGTGACAAGTGTCACTGCTAACAGCAGCAGTACTGCGATATCTGTCACAGCTGTCAACAGTGGACCAGTGATGTCAAAAGGGCTGACAAGTGCAATAATGCACCCGTCGTCAAACAGTGTAATTCAGACGTCTCTCATGAACTCGCAGAGTGTTGTCGCTTCAGCTCAGTCTGTGAGCCAGGCAACGGGACCCACTGTGACACTCGTCAGGCCGCCTATGCAAACCGCGGGCTCGGGTGCAACTTTGAATGGGAACAATAATGTGAGCCATGCTGTGGTTTCCAATACAACAGGTCACACAGGTATCGACATACACACTCCGCTTGTTAATAACAGCCAGCCGGCCAACTCGTTGTCTGTCAGCGCATCACACATAATCAAGGCAGAGCCACCCACAACAGTAATACAGTCACCACCGCAGCCAGCGGTCACTCCTGGCGCAGTCAGCGCTCCCCGGATTCTGTCTACGGTAGCTGCCGGTCCAGGCGGGATACGAGCCCTGCCGCCTCAGATGTTAGCCCCAAGACTCCCCCAGACGCCCTCGGGACAGCCCAGTATACATAACATCCAGCTCCCCCCGG GAATGGTGCTTGTACGCAGTGAGAGCGGACAGCTGCTGATGATTCCTCAGCAGGCTCTGGCCCAGATGCAAGCCCAGGCTCAGGGAGGCATGGCACCTCGGACTGCCACACCAACAAGTGTGCCTCCTGG TCAGGCTCCTGGAAACACCATCATTAGCAGACAAGTGGCTCCCAGCACCATTATCCGTCAAGGCTGTCCAGCCCCAACGTCAACTGCTGCGACCACCACTCTTCATAGACCTCCTATCCTTCAG AGCTCAGTTGGGGCTGCAGTACCAGGAACTCCCAGGACTGTCAGCCAAACAGCTGGGACCACAGTATCCTCAGTAACAGTGAGCAAA GAGACAGTGGAGAATGTGACAAAATGTAAGAACTTCCTGTCTACACTGATCAAGCTAGCATCAACTGGGAAGCAATCTACAGAGACTGCAGCCATTGTGAGAGAGCTGGTCAAGGACCTGCTG GAGGGCAGACTGGAAGCTGAAGAATTCACCAGCAGATTGTACAAAGAGCTCAATTCTTCACCCCAACCTTACCTTGTGCCTTTCCTCAAG AGAAGCCTCCCAGCCTTGAGGCAGCTCACCCCAGACTCAGCAGCCTTCATCCAGCAGAGTCAGCTCCCCCAGCCAGCCTCAGGTCCAGTCCCCTCCACCTCACCCATTCCCACCACGGTGGTCCTGGGCAGCCCAGCACCCCGCCTCACTGCCCCAGTCAGTAGGCCCCAGCTCCCACCAGGCATTAGCAAACCAGGACAGACCGCCGCACTG GTTATCCAGCTTCAGCAGCAGAGAGCAATGTTGAGACCTCAGGTAGCCTTACCGACAACCCCCATGGTGACTCTCAGAAATCAGGCTCCTGGCCGCATCATGCTGGGACAGCAACACGTCCAGCTAAAAGAGCTGCAGCCAC TTCCTGTGAGGCCGGAGGTGCCACATGTTTCTAAACAAGTGTCTGCTGCATCCTTGACCCAGGCTCAAAAGAACAAGCTGAAAGAGGCTGGTGGCACTTTCAA AGATGATGACGACATCAACGATGTGGCCTCCATGGCTGGAGTGAACTTATCAGAGGAAAGCGCTAATATCCTAGCAACCAATTCTGGAATAGTGGGAGCGGTGACACATTCCTGTAAGGACGAGGCTTTCCTCTCCTATGCCATTCTACAGAGGAGAATGCAGGAGATAG GTAGTAGGTACGGTGTGACAGAGCTGGGTGCGGAGGTGGTGAACCTTGTCTCCCACGCTACTCAGCAGCGGCTTCAGAACCTGCTGGGGAGAGTTTCTGAAGTGGCTCAGCAGAAAAACGGAACTTTCAAG GAGGATGACAAATATGAGCAGATCAGTGATGTTCGCGCTCAGCTCAAGTTCTTTGAGCAGCTGGACCAGCTAGAAAAACAACGGAAGGAGGAACAGGAGAGAGAGATCCTCCTAAAGGCAGCTAAG TCTCGAGCTCGGCAAGAGGACCCAGAGCAGCTGCGTCTGAAACAGAAGGCAAAAGAG ATGCAGCAGCAGGAGCTGGCTCAGATGAGACAGAGGGAGGCCAACCTGACGGCGTTGGCAGCCATCGGTcccaggaagaagaggaagattctGGACTCTCCATCTtcctctgctgcagctgag GGATCAGGAACAGGTCCCTCTCTGTCTGGTGGGGCTGCTGGGTCTGGCTCCAGACCCACACGGCAGCGCATCACACGTGTCAATCTCAGGGACCTGCTCTTCTGTTTGGAGAACGAGAGATTTACCAGTCACTCCCATTTCCTCTACAAAGGCTTTCTCAAATAG
- the taf4a gene encoding transcription initiation factor TFIID subunit 4 isoform X1, whose amino-acid sequence MDASTASTDSTTGHDPGKTLVVSGAVTSLPNHPGKVGSCSVQTFNGSQTINSHNSGSAAPLVGATVTSVTANSSSTAISVTAVNSGPVMSKGLTSAIMHPSSNSVIQTSLMNSQSVVASAQSVSQATGPTVTLVRPPMQTAGSGATLNGNNNVSHAVVSNTTGHTGIDIHTPLVNNSQPANSLSVSASHIIKAEPPTTVIQSPPQPAVTPGAVSAPRILSTVAAGPGGIRALPPQMLAPRLPQTPSGQPSIHNIQLPPGMVLVRSESGQLLMIPQQALAQMQAQAQGGMAPRTATPTSVPPGQAPGNTIISRQVAPSTIIRQGCPAPTSTAATTTLHRPPILQSSVGAAVPGTPRTVSQTAGTTVSSVTVSKETVENVTKCKNFLSTLIKLASTGKQSTETAAIVRELVKDLLEGRLEAEEFTSRLYKELNSSPQPYLVPFLKRSLPALRQLTPDSAAFIQQSQLPQPASGPVPSTSPIPTTVVLGSPAPRLTAPVSRPQLPPGISKPGQTAALVIQLQQQRAMLRPQVALPTTPMVTLRNQAPGRIMLGQQHVQLKELQPLPVRPEVPHVSKQVSAASLTQAQKNKLKEAGGTFKDDDDINDVASMAGVNLSEESANILATNSGIVGAVTHSCKDEAFLSYAILQRRMQEIGETLTTLLTIQHLSIPLKPQDASVSSPGSRYGVTELGAEVVNLVSHATQQRLQNLLGRVSEVAQQKNGTFKEDDKYEQISDVRAQLKFFEQLDQLEKQRKEEQEREILLKAAKSRARQEDPEQLRLKQKAKEMQQQELAQMRQREANLTALAAIGPRKKRKILDSPSSSAAAEGSGTGPSLSGGAAGSGSRPTRQRITRVNLRDLLFCLENERFTSHSHFLYKGFLK is encoded by the exons ATGGATGCATCGACGGCCAGCACGGACTCCACTACGGGACACGACCCTGGCAAAACACTTGTTGTTAGTGGCGCTGTAACTTCTCTCCCTAATCACCCGGGGAAAGTAGGCTCATGCTCAGTGCAGACTTTCAACGGGAGCCAAACTATAAACTCTCACAATTCAGGAAGCGCTGCCCCTCTCGTGGGGGCGACGGTGACAAGTGTCACTGCTAACAGCAGCAGTACTGCGATATCTGTCACAGCTGTCAACAGTGGACCAGTGATGTCAAAAGGGCTGACAAGTGCAATAATGCACCCGTCGTCAAACAGTGTAATTCAGACGTCTCTCATGAACTCGCAGAGTGTTGTCGCTTCAGCTCAGTCTGTGAGCCAGGCAACGGGACCCACTGTGACACTCGTCAGGCCGCCTATGCAAACCGCGGGCTCGGGTGCAACTTTGAATGGGAACAATAATGTGAGCCATGCTGTGGTTTCCAATACAACAGGTCACACAGGTATCGACATACACACTCCGCTTGTTAATAACAGCCAGCCGGCCAACTCGTTGTCTGTCAGCGCATCACACATAATCAAGGCAGAGCCACCCACAACAGTAATACAGTCACCACCGCAGCCAGCGGTCACTCCTGGCGCAGTCAGCGCTCCCCGGATTCTGTCTACGGTAGCTGCCGGTCCAGGCGGGATACGAGCCCTGCCGCCTCAGATGTTAGCCCCAAGACTCCCCCAGACGCCCTCGGGACAGCCCAGTATACATAACATCCAGCTCCCCCCGG GAATGGTGCTTGTACGCAGTGAGAGCGGACAGCTGCTGATGATTCCTCAGCAGGCTCTGGCCCAGATGCAAGCCCAGGCTCAGGGAGGCATGGCACCTCGGACTGCCACACCAACAAGTGTGCCTCCTGGCCAA GCTCCTGGAAACACCATCATTAGCAGACAAGTGGCTCCCAGCACCATTATCCGTCAAGGCTGTCCAGCCCCAACGTCAACTGCTGCGACCACCACTCTTCATAGACCTCCTATCCTTCAG AGCTCAGTTGGGGCTGCAGTACCAGGAACTCCCAGGACTGTCAGCCAAACAGCTGGGACCACAGTATCCTCAGTAACAGTGAGCAAA GAGACAGTGGAGAATGTGACAAAATGTAAGAACTTCCTGTCTACACTGATCAAGCTAGCATCAACTGGGAAGCAATCTACAGAGACTGCAGCCATTGTGAGAGAGCTGGTCAAGGACCTGCTG GAGGGCAGACTGGAAGCTGAAGAATTCACCAGCAGATTGTACAAAGAGCTCAATTCTTCACCCCAACCTTACCTTGTGCCTTTCCTCAAG AGAAGCCTCCCAGCCTTGAGGCAGCTCACCCCAGACTCAGCAGCCTTCATCCAGCAGAGTCAGCTCCCCCAGCCAGCCTCAGGTCCAGTCCCCTCCACCTCACCCATTCCCACCACGGTGGTCCTGGGCAGCCCAGCACCCCGCCTCACTGCCCCAGTCAGTAGGCCCCAGCTCCCACCAGGCATTAGCAAACCAGGACAGACCGCCGCACTG GTTATCCAGCTTCAGCAGCAGAGAGCAATGTTGAGACCTCAGGTAGCCTTACCGACAACCCCCATGGTGACTCTCAGAAATCAGGCTCCTGGCCGCATCATGCTGGGACAGCAACACGTCCAGCTAAAAGAGCTGCAGCCAC TTCCTGTGAGGCCGGAGGTGCCACATGTTTCTAAACAAGTGTCTGCTGCATCCTTGACCCAGGCTCAAAAGAACAAGCTGAAAGAGGCTGGTGGCACTTTCAA AGATGATGACGACATCAACGATGTGGCCTCCATGGCTGGAGTGAACTTATCAGAGGAAAGCGCTAATATCCTAGCAACCAATTCTGGAATAGTGGGAGCGGTGACACATTCCTGTAAGGACGAGGCTTTCCTCTCCTATGCCATTCTACAGAGGAGAATGCAGGAGATAGGTGAGACACTTACAACTTTGTTGACAATACAGCATCTATCCATCCCCCTAAAGCCCCAAGACGCCTCTGTTTCTTCTCCAGGTAGTAGGTACGGTGTGACAGAGCTGGGTGCGGAGGTGGTGAACCTTGTCTCCCACGCTACTCAGCAGCGGCTTCAGAACCTGCTGGGGAGAGTTTCTGAAGTGGCTCAGCAGAAAAACGGAACTTTCAAG GAGGATGACAAATATGAGCAGATCAGTGATGTTCGCGCTCAGCTCAAGTTCTTTGAGCAGCTGGACCAGCTAGAAAAACAACGGAAGGAGGAACAGGAGAGAGAGATCCTCCTAAAGGCAGCTAAG TCTCGAGCTCGGCAAGAGGACCCAGAGCAGCTGCGTCTGAAACAGAAGGCAAAAGAG ATGCAGCAGCAGGAGCTGGCTCAGATGAGACAGAGGGAGGCCAACCTGACGGCGTTGGCAGCCATCGGTcccaggaagaagaggaagattctGGACTCTCCATCTtcctctgctgcagctgag GGATCAGGAACAGGTCCCTCTCTGTCTGGTGGGGCTGCTGGGTCTGGCTCCAGACCCACACGGCAGCGCATCACACGTGTCAATCTCAGGGACCTGCTCTTCTGTTTGGAGAACGAGAGATTTACCAGTCACTCCCATTTCCTCTACAAAGGCTTTCTCAAATAG
- the taf4a gene encoding transcription initiation factor TFIID subunit 4 isoform X4, which produces MDASTASTDSTTGHDPGKTLVVSGAVTSLPNHPGKVGSCSVQTFNGSQTINSHNSGSAAPLVGATVTSVTANSSSTAISVTAVNSGPVMSKGLTSAIMHPSSNSVIQTSLMNSQSVVASAQSVSQATGPTVTLVRPPMQTAGSGATLNGNNNVSHAVVSNTTGHTGIDIHTPLVNNSQPANSLSVSASHIIKAEPPTTVIQSPPQPAVTPGAVSAPRILSTVAAGPGGIRALPPQMLAPRLPQTPSGQPSIHNIQLPPGMVLVRSESGQLLMIPQQALAQMQAQAQGGMAPRTATPTSVPPGQAPGNTIISRQVAPSTIIRQGCPAPTSTAATTTLHRPPILQSSVGAAVPGTPRTVSQTAGTTVSSVTVSKETVENVTKCKNFLSTLIKLASTGKQSTETAAIVRELVKDLLEGRLEAEEFTSRLYKELNSSPQPYLVPFLKRSLPALRQLTPDSAAFIQQSQLPQPASGPVPSTSPIPTTVVLGSPAPRLTAPVSRPQLPPGISKPGQTAALVIQLQQQRAMLRPQVALPTTPMVTLRNQAPGRIMLGQQHVQLKELQPLPVRPEVPHVSKQVSAASLTQAQKNKLKEAGGTFKDDDDINDVASMAGVNLSEESANILATNSGIVGAVTHSCKDEAFLSYAILQRRMQEIGSRYGVTELGAEVVNLVSHATQQRLQNLLGRVSEVAQQKNGTFKEDDKYEQISDVRAQLKFFEQLDQLEKQRKEEQEREILLKAAKSRARQEDPEQLRLKQKAKEMQQQELAQMRQREANLTALAAIGPRKKRKILDSPSSSAAAEGSGTGPSLSGGAAGSGSRPTRQRITRVNLRDLLFCLENERFTSHSHFLYKGFLK; this is translated from the exons ATGGATGCATCGACGGCCAGCACGGACTCCACTACGGGACACGACCCTGGCAAAACACTTGTTGTTAGTGGCGCTGTAACTTCTCTCCCTAATCACCCGGGGAAAGTAGGCTCATGCTCAGTGCAGACTTTCAACGGGAGCCAAACTATAAACTCTCACAATTCAGGAAGCGCTGCCCCTCTCGTGGGGGCGACGGTGACAAGTGTCACTGCTAACAGCAGCAGTACTGCGATATCTGTCACAGCTGTCAACAGTGGACCAGTGATGTCAAAAGGGCTGACAAGTGCAATAATGCACCCGTCGTCAAACAGTGTAATTCAGACGTCTCTCATGAACTCGCAGAGTGTTGTCGCTTCAGCTCAGTCTGTGAGCCAGGCAACGGGACCCACTGTGACACTCGTCAGGCCGCCTATGCAAACCGCGGGCTCGGGTGCAACTTTGAATGGGAACAATAATGTGAGCCATGCTGTGGTTTCCAATACAACAGGTCACACAGGTATCGACATACACACTCCGCTTGTTAATAACAGCCAGCCGGCCAACTCGTTGTCTGTCAGCGCATCACACATAATCAAGGCAGAGCCACCCACAACAGTAATACAGTCACCACCGCAGCCAGCGGTCACTCCTGGCGCAGTCAGCGCTCCCCGGATTCTGTCTACGGTAGCTGCCGGTCCAGGCGGGATACGAGCCCTGCCGCCTCAGATGTTAGCCCCAAGACTCCCCCAGACGCCCTCGGGACAGCCCAGTATACATAACATCCAGCTCCCCCCGG GAATGGTGCTTGTACGCAGTGAGAGCGGACAGCTGCTGATGATTCCTCAGCAGGCTCTGGCCCAGATGCAAGCCCAGGCTCAGGGAGGCATGGCACCTCGGACTGCCACACCAACAAGTGTGCCTCCTGGCCAA GCTCCTGGAAACACCATCATTAGCAGACAAGTGGCTCCCAGCACCATTATCCGTCAAGGCTGTCCAGCCCCAACGTCAACTGCTGCGACCACCACTCTTCATAGACCTCCTATCCTTCAG AGCTCAGTTGGGGCTGCAGTACCAGGAACTCCCAGGACTGTCAGCCAAACAGCTGGGACCACAGTATCCTCAGTAACAGTGAGCAAA GAGACAGTGGAGAATGTGACAAAATGTAAGAACTTCCTGTCTACACTGATCAAGCTAGCATCAACTGGGAAGCAATCTACAGAGACTGCAGCCATTGTGAGAGAGCTGGTCAAGGACCTGCTG GAGGGCAGACTGGAAGCTGAAGAATTCACCAGCAGATTGTACAAAGAGCTCAATTCTTCACCCCAACCTTACCTTGTGCCTTTCCTCAAG AGAAGCCTCCCAGCCTTGAGGCAGCTCACCCCAGACTCAGCAGCCTTCATCCAGCAGAGTCAGCTCCCCCAGCCAGCCTCAGGTCCAGTCCCCTCCACCTCACCCATTCCCACCACGGTGGTCCTGGGCAGCCCAGCACCCCGCCTCACTGCCCCAGTCAGTAGGCCCCAGCTCCCACCAGGCATTAGCAAACCAGGACAGACCGCCGCACTG GTTATCCAGCTTCAGCAGCAGAGAGCAATGTTGAGACCTCAGGTAGCCTTACCGACAACCCCCATGGTGACTCTCAGAAATCAGGCTCCTGGCCGCATCATGCTGGGACAGCAACACGTCCAGCTAAAAGAGCTGCAGCCAC TTCCTGTGAGGCCGGAGGTGCCACATGTTTCTAAACAAGTGTCTGCTGCATCCTTGACCCAGGCTCAAAAGAACAAGCTGAAAGAGGCTGGTGGCACTTTCAA AGATGATGACGACATCAACGATGTGGCCTCCATGGCTGGAGTGAACTTATCAGAGGAAAGCGCTAATATCCTAGCAACCAATTCTGGAATAGTGGGAGCGGTGACACATTCCTGTAAGGACGAGGCTTTCCTCTCCTATGCCATTCTACAGAGGAGAATGCAGGAGATAG GTAGTAGGTACGGTGTGACAGAGCTGGGTGCGGAGGTGGTGAACCTTGTCTCCCACGCTACTCAGCAGCGGCTTCAGAACCTGCTGGGGAGAGTTTCTGAAGTGGCTCAGCAGAAAAACGGAACTTTCAAG GAGGATGACAAATATGAGCAGATCAGTGATGTTCGCGCTCAGCTCAAGTTCTTTGAGCAGCTGGACCAGCTAGAAAAACAACGGAAGGAGGAACAGGAGAGAGAGATCCTCCTAAAGGCAGCTAAG TCTCGAGCTCGGCAAGAGGACCCAGAGCAGCTGCGTCTGAAACAGAAGGCAAAAGAG ATGCAGCAGCAGGAGCTGGCTCAGATGAGACAGAGGGAGGCCAACCTGACGGCGTTGGCAGCCATCGGTcccaggaagaagaggaagattctGGACTCTCCATCTtcctctgctgcagctgag GGATCAGGAACAGGTCCCTCTCTGTCTGGTGGGGCTGCTGGGTCTGGCTCCAGACCCACACGGCAGCGCATCACACGTGTCAATCTCAGGGACCTGCTCTTCTGTTTGGAGAACGAGAGATTTACCAGTCACTCCCATTTCCTCTACAAAGGCTTTCTCAAATAG
- the taf4a gene encoding transcription initiation factor TFIID subunit 4 isoform X2, which translates to MDASTASTDSTTGHDPGKTLVVSGAVTSLPNHPGKVGSCSVQTFNGSQTINSHNSGSAAPLVGATVTSVTANSSSTAISVTAVNSGPVMSKGLTSAIMHPSSNSVIQTSLMNSQSVVASAQSVSQATGPTVTLVRPPMQTAGSGATLNGNNNVSHAVVSNTTGHTGIDIHTPLVNNSQPANSLSVSASHIIKAEPPTTVIQSPPQPAVTPGAVSAPRILSTVAAGPGGIRALPPQMLAPRLPQTPSGQPSIHNIQLPPGMVLVRSESGQLLMIPQQALAQMQAQAQGGMAPRTATPTSVPPGQAPGNTIISRQVAPSTIIRQGCPAPTSTAATTTLHRPPILQSSVGAAVPGTPRTVSQTAGTTVSSVTVSKETVENVTKCKNFLSTLIKLASTGKQSTETAAIVRELVKDLLEGRLEAEEFTSRLYKELNSSPQPYLVPFLKRSLPALRQLTPDSAAFIQQSQLPQPASGPVPSTSPIPTTVVLGSPAPRLTAPVSRPQLPPGISKPGQTAALVIQLQQQRAMLRPQVALPTTPMVTLRNQAPGRIMLGQQHVQLKELQPLPVRPEVPHVSKQVSAASLTQAQKNKLKEAGGTFKDDDDINDVASMAGVNLSEESANILATNSGIVGAVTHSCKDEAFLSYAILQRRMQEIGETLTTLLTIQHLSIPLKPQDASVSSPGSRYGVTELGAEVVNLVSHATQQRLQNLLGRVSEVAQQKNGTFKEDDKYEQISDVRAQLKFFEQLDQLEKQRKEEQEREILLKAAKSRARQEDPEQLRLKQKAKEMQQQELAQMRQREANLTALAAIGPRKKRKILDSPSSSAAAEGSGTGPSLSGGAAGSGSRPTRQRITRVNLRDLLFCLENERFTSHSHFLYKGFLK; encoded by the exons ATGGATGCATCGACGGCCAGCACGGACTCCACTACGGGACACGACCCTGGCAAAACACTTGTTGTTAGTGGCGCTGTAACTTCTCTCCCTAATCACCCGGGGAAAGTAGGCTCATGCTCAGTGCAGACTTTCAACGGGAGCCAAACTATAAACTCTCACAATTCAGGAAGCGCTGCCCCTCTCGTGGGGGCGACGGTGACAAGTGTCACTGCTAACAGCAGCAGTACTGCGATATCTGTCACAGCTGTCAACAGTGGACCAGTGATGTCAAAAGGGCTGACAAGTGCAATAATGCACCCGTCGTCAAACAGTGTAATTCAGACGTCTCTCATGAACTCGCAGAGTGTTGTCGCTTCAGCTCAGTCTGTGAGCCAGGCAACGGGACCCACTGTGACACTCGTCAGGCCGCCTATGCAAACCGCGGGCTCGGGTGCAACTTTGAATGGGAACAATAATGTGAGCCATGCTGTGGTTTCCAATACAACAGGTCACACAGGTATCGACATACACACTCCGCTTGTTAATAACAGCCAGCCGGCCAACTCGTTGTCTGTCAGCGCATCACACATAATCAAGGCAGAGCCACCCACAACAGTAATACAGTCACCACCGCAGCCAGCGGTCACTCCTGGCGCAGTCAGCGCTCCCCGGATTCTGTCTACGGTAGCTGCCGGTCCAGGCGGGATACGAGCCCTGCCGCCTCAGATGTTAGCCCCAAGACTCCCCCAGACGCCCTCGGGACAGCCCAGTATACATAACATCCAGCTCCCCCCGG GAATGGTGCTTGTACGCAGTGAGAGCGGACAGCTGCTGATGATTCCTCAGCAGGCTCTGGCCCAGATGCAAGCCCAGGCTCAGGGAGGCATGGCACCTCGGACTGCCACACCAACAAGTGTGCCTCCTGG TCAGGCTCCTGGAAACACCATCATTAGCAGACAAGTGGCTCCCAGCACCATTATCCGTCAAGGCTGTCCAGCCCCAACGTCAACTGCTGCGACCACCACTCTTCATAGACCTCCTATCCTTCAG AGCTCAGTTGGGGCTGCAGTACCAGGAACTCCCAGGACTGTCAGCCAAACAGCTGGGACCACAGTATCCTCAGTAACAGTGAGCAAA GAGACAGTGGAGAATGTGACAAAATGTAAGAACTTCCTGTCTACACTGATCAAGCTAGCATCAACTGGGAAGCAATCTACAGAGACTGCAGCCATTGTGAGAGAGCTGGTCAAGGACCTGCTG GAGGGCAGACTGGAAGCTGAAGAATTCACCAGCAGATTGTACAAAGAGCTCAATTCTTCACCCCAACCTTACCTTGTGCCTTTCCTCAAG AGAAGCCTCCCAGCCTTGAGGCAGCTCACCCCAGACTCAGCAGCCTTCATCCAGCAGAGTCAGCTCCCCCAGCCAGCCTCAGGTCCAGTCCCCTCCACCTCACCCATTCCCACCACGGTGGTCCTGGGCAGCCCAGCACCCCGCCTCACTGCCCCAGTCAGTAGGCCCCAGCTCCCACCAGGCATTAGCAAACCAGGACAGACCGCCGCACTG GTTATCCAGCTTCAGCAGCAGAGAGCAATGTTGAGACCTCAGGTAGCCTTACCGACAACCCCCATGGTGACTCTCAGAAATCAGGCTCCTGGCCGCATCATGCTGGGACAGCAACACGTCCAGCTAAAAGAGCTGCAGCCAC TTCCTGTGAGGCCGGAGGTGCCACATGTTTCTAAACAAGTGTCTGCTGCATCCTTGACCCAGGCTCAAAAGAACAAGCTGAAAGAGGCTGGTGGCACTTTCAA AGATGATGACGACATCAACGATGTGGCCTCCATGGCTGGAGTGAACTTATCAGAGGAAAGCGCTAATATCCTAGCAACCAATTCTGGAATAGTGGGAGCGGTGACACATTCCTGTAAGGACGAGGCTTTCCTCTCCTATGCCATTCTACAGAGGAGAATGCAGGAGATAGGTGAGACACTTACAACTTTGTTGACAATACAGCATCTATCCATCCCCCTAAAGCCCCAAGACGCCTCTGTTTCTTCTCCAGGTAGTAGGTACGGTGTGACAGAGCTGGGTGCGGAGGTGGTGAACCTTGTCTCCCACGCTACTCAGCAGCGGCTTCAGAACCTGCTGGGGAGAGTTTCTGAAGTGGCTCAGCAGAAAAACGGAACTTTCAAG GAGGATGACAAATATGAGCAGATCAGTGATGTTCGCGCTCAGCTCAAGTTCTTTGAGCAGCTGGACCAGCTAGAAAAACAACGGAAGGAGGAACAGGAGAGAGAGATCCTCCTAAAGGCAGCTAAG TCTCGAGCTCGGCAAGAGGACCCAGAGCAGCTGCGTCTGAAACAGAAGGCAAAAGAG ATGCAGCAGCAGGAGCTGGCTCAGATGAGACAGAGGGAGGCCAACCTGACGGCGTTGGCAGCCATCGGTcccaggaagaagaggaagattctGGACTCTCCATCTtcctctgctgcagctgag GGATCAGGAACAGGTCCCTCTCTGTCTGGTGGGGCTGCTGGGTCTGGCTCCAGACCCACACGGCAGCGCATCACACGTGTCAATCTCAGGGACCTGCTCTTCTGTTTGGAGAACGAGAGATTTACCAGTCACTCCCATTTCCTCTACAAAGGCTTTCTCAAATAG